In one window of Halanaerobiaceae bacterium ANBcell28 DNA:
- a CDS encoding galactokinase translates to MNIEELWQIYNSKFEDTGLKKGVFAAPGRVNLIGEHTDYNDGFVLPMAIEKDIRMAIQLREDQVVRAYSLDYEKEVLFSLLDLEFEEENMWINYIKGVIDELQKEDFELSGFNLIFTGNVPQGSGLSSSAALEVVTAYALAKLHDINIKAVEMALLSQRAENNFVGVNCGIMDQYISRLGKEDHALMIDCRSNEYELIPFKSDDYKILISNSKVSRGLVDSEYNQRREECEAAVSFFQDKLDHNIKALRDISIEEYDKYASDLPELVAKRAKHVISENNRVLTASAALKNNDFDTFGKLMTESHRSLEEDYQVSCKELDLLVDLALKQKGVLGSRMTGAGFGGCTVTLIEEKYLDQFIANVSNEYQEETGISPDIYISSPANGARKIKYD, encoded by the coding sequence ATGAATATAGAAGAATTATGGCAGATCTATAATAGTAAATTTGAGGATACTGGCTTAAAGAAAGGAGTCTTTGCAGCTCCTGGTAGAGTTAATTTAATTGGTGAACATACTGATTATAATGATGGATTTGTATTACCAATGGCAATTGAAAAGGATATACGGATGGCTATTCAATTAAGGGAAGATCAAGTAGTTAGAGCATATTCTCTTGATTATGAGAAAGAAGTTCTTTTTTCTTTGCTAGACCTTGAGTTTGAAGAAGAAAATATGTGGATTAATTATATTAAAGGTGTAATTGATGAATTACAAAAAGAAGATTTTGAACTAAGTGGTTTTAATCTGATTTTTACAGGAAATGTTCCACAGGGTTCAGGTTTAAGTTCTTCTGCAGCTTTAGAAGTTGTAACTGCTTATGCTTTAGCTAAGCTTCACGATATTAATATAAAAGCTGTAGAAATGGCTCTTTTATCTCAAAGGGCAGAGAATAATTTTGTAGGCGTTAATTGTGGGATTATGGATCAATATATTTCCCGTTTAGGTAAAGAAGATCATGCATTAATGATAGATTGTCGTAGTAATGAATATGAGTTAATTCCTTTTAAAAGTGATGATTATAAAATTCTCATCTCTAATTCTAAGGTATCAAGGGGCTTAGTAGATTCTGAATACAATCAACGGAGAGAGGAATGTGAAGCAGCAGTAAGTTTTTTTCAAGATAAACTAGATCATAACATAAAAGCTTTAAGAGATATTAGTATAGAAGAATATGATAAATATGCTAGTGATTTGCCTGAATTAGTTGCTAAAAGAGCTAAACATGTAATTAGCGAAAACAATCGAGTATTAACAGCCTCTGCAGCTTTAAAAAATAATGATTTTGATACTTTTGGCAAATTGATGACTGAGTCACATCGAAGTTTAGAAGAAGACTATCAGGTAAGTTGTAAAGAATTAGATCTTTTAGTTGATTTGGCCTTAAAGCAAAAAGGAGTCCTGGGTTCAAGAATGACAGGAGCAGGATTTGGTGGTTGTACTGTTACATTAATTGAAGAAAAATATCTAGATCAATTTATAGCTAATGTATCAAATGAATATCAAGAGGAGACAGGGATAAGTCCTGATATATATATAAGTAGTCCAGCTAATGGAGCTCGTAAAATTAAATATGATTAA
- a CDS encoding 6-phosphofructokinase, producing the protein MSKEIKKIGILTGGGDCPGLNAVIRAITKTAILKYGIEVEGFVNGYKGLFNGETRKLDLNSVEDILSIGGTIIHTSNKTNLFKMPFKEDGELIYKDLSDVGVENIKKAGMDVLVIVGGDGTLTSARDFHRKGVNIIAVPKTIDNDLACTDITFGYDTAVAVATEALDRLHTTAFSHHRIMCLEVMGRYAGWIGLEAGLAGGADAILIPEIPYDINKVAEKIKENQEKGKNYSIVVVAEGAKSVTGEMVVKNVVEDSPDPIRLGGIADQVSNELEKLVGLESRATVLGHIQRGGSPTAFDRNISTRYGNAAVELAMKGKFGEMVTLNGNQIGSAALEDVIGQLKNVDPEGELVQTAKAIGITFGD; encoded by the coding sequence ATGTCAAAAGAGATAAAGAAAATAGGTATATTAACAGGTGGTGGAGATTGTCCTGGATTAAACGCAGTTATTCGAGCTATTACTAAAACTGCTATCCTTAAATATGGAATTGAAGTAGAAGGATTTGTAAACGGTTATAAAGGTTTATTTAATGGAGAAACTAGAAAATTAGATTTAAATAGTGTAGAAGATATTTTATCTATAGGTGGAACTATTATTCATACTTCGAATAAAACTAATTTATTTAAGATGCCATTTAAAGAAGATGGTGAATTAATTTACAAGGACTTATCTGATGTTGGTGTAGAAAATATTAAAAAAGCAGGTATGGATGTTTTAGTTATTGTTGGTGGTGATGGTACTTTAACAAGTGCTAGAGATTTTCATAGAAAAGGTGTTAATATAATTGCTGTGCCTAAAACAATCGACAATGATTTAGCATGTACTGATATAACTTTTGGTTATGATACAGCTGTTGCTGTTGCTACAGAAGCTTTGGACAGGTTACATACTACAGCTTTTTCTCATCATAGAATTATGTGCCTTGAGGTTATGGGACGTTATGCTGGATGGATTGGTTTAGAAGCTGGTTTAGCCGGTGGTGCTGATGCTATTTTAATTCCAGAGATACCATATGATATTAATAAAGTAGCAGAGAAAATAAAAGAAAATCAAGAAAAAGGTAAAAACTACAGTATAGTAGTTGTTGCTGAAGGTGCTAAATCTGTGACTGGTGAGATGGTTGTTAAAAATGTTGTTGAAGACAGTCCAGATCCAATTAGATTAGGTGGAATTGCTGACCAGGTCTCAAATGAATTAGAGAAATTAGTAGGCTTAGAATCAAGAGCAACTGTACTTGGTCATATACAAAGAGGTGGCTCACCAACTGCTTTTGATCGTAATATTTCTACTAGATATGGAAATGCAGCTGTAGAGTTAGCTATGAAAGGTAAGTTTGGAGAAATGGTTACTCTAAATGGTAATCAAATTGGTTCTGCTGCTTTAGAAGATGTAATAGGTCAGTTGAAAAATGTTGATCCAGAAGGAGAGTTAGTCCAAACTGCAAAAGCTATTGGAATAACTTTTGGAGACTAA
- a CDS encoding phosphopentomutase — MKVKRVILIVLDSVGIGELPDAAKYGDEGANTLANISKELSGLSLANLEKMGLGKIHPIKGIKSDLKAIGSYGKMGAISSGKDTTTGHWELAGIVLKEPFPTYPNGFPDELINKFKESIGRDILGNEAASGTKIIEELGEEHIKSGKPIVYTSADSVFQIAAHEDIISVEELYDICRKARKILTGEHAVARVIARPFIGETGNFTRTDRREDFSLEPFEDTVLDKISQGDKSVYAVGKIIDIFAGKGVSESNHTVSNMDSVDALLDYMDDLKEGLLFVNLVEFDMSYGHRRNVEGYANALQDFDQRLPEIMSKMNKEDILFITADHGCDPTFKGTDHTREYVPILAYGDMIKSDYNIGVRKSFADLAASISDLLNVEKTSNGESFAEDILQ, encoded by the coding sequence ATGAAAGTGAAGAGAGTAATCTTAATAGTCCTTGATAGTGTAGGTATAGGTGAATTGCCTGATGCAGCAAAGTATGGAGATGAGGGTGCTAATACCCTTGCTAATATTTCCAAAGAACTATCAGGTTTAAGTCTAGCTAATTTGGAAAAAATGGGCTTAGGAAAAATACATCCTATTAAAGGTATCAAGTCTGATCTTAAGGCAATTGGATCTTATGGAAAGATGGGGGCAATTTCCAGTGGTAAAGATACAACTACTGGTCATTGGGAGCTGGCTGGAATAGTGTTAAAAGAGCCTTTTCCTACATATCCTAATGGATTTCCCGATGAGCTAATTAATAAATTTAAAGAGTCAATTGGTAGGGATATACTAGGCAATGAAGCTGCTTCAGGAACAAAGATAATAGAGGAATTGGGAGAAGAACATATAAAAAGTGGCAAGCCCATTGTATATACATCAGCAGATAGTGTATTTCAAATAGCTGCTCATGAAGATATAATTTCTGTAGAAGAATTGTATGATATCTGTCGAAAGGCTAGAAAAATATTAACGGGTGAACATGCTGTAGCTAGGGTTATTGCTAGACCTTTTATAGGAGAAACTGGTAATTTTACCAGGACTGACAGGCGTGAAGACTTTTCCTTAGAACCTTTTGAAGATACTGTTTTGGATAAGATAAGTCAAGGAGATAAATCAGTATATGCTGTTGGTAAGATTATTGATATCTTTGCAGGCAAAGGGGTAAGTGAGTCCAATCATACTGTTAGTAATATGGATTCTGTAGATGCTTTACTAGATTATATGGATGATTTAAAGGAAGGCTTATTGTTTGTAAATCTAGTTGAGTTCGATATGAGCTATGGTCATCGTAGAAATGTAGAAGGTTATGCTAATGCTTTGCAAGATTTTGATCAAAGACTTCCAGAGATTATGTCTAAGATGAATAAGGAAGATATTTTATTTATAACTGCTGATCATGGTTGTGACCCTACTTTTAAAGGAACAGATCATACTAGAGAATATGTTCCTATTCTTGCTTATGGCGATATGATAAAGTCTGATTATAATATAGGAGTTAGAAAGTCCTTTGCAGATTTAGCAGCTAGTATTTCTGATTTACTTAATGTTGAAAAGACTAGTAATGGAGAAAGTTTTGCAGAAGATATTTTGCAATGA
- a CDS encoding purine-nucleoside phosphorylase: MKDIIENAAKYIEKKVDNMPKVALILGSGLGVLAEEIENAVKIPYQDIPDFPVSTVSGHAGQLVLGNLEGSEVLAMQGRFHYYEGYSMEELTLPVRVMKNLGIDTLIVTNAAGGVNKNFWPGEFMIISDHINMMGDNPLIGMNLDDYGPRFPDMSEAYSKDLISLAEKVASDHGIITRKGVYAAMSGPSYETPAEIRFLAGNGIDAVGMSTVPEVIVASHMNLKVLGISCITNMAAGILPQALDHSEVVEIAEKVRPQFITLIRGIIKKLGE, from the coding sequence ATGAAGGATATTATTGAAAATGCAGCTAAATACATAGAAAAAAAAGTTGATAATATGCCGAAAGTAGCTTTGATTCTAGGTTCTGGATTAGGTGTGCTGGCTGAGGAGATTGAAAATGCAGTTAAAATCCCTTATCAAGATATTCCTGATTTTCCTGTTTCCACTGTTAGTGGTCATGCAGGCCAATTAGTCTTGGGTAATTTAGAAGGTAGTGAAGTACTTGCAATGCAAGGACGTTTTCACTATTATGAAGGTTATTCTATGGAAGAATTAACTTTGCCTGTTAGGGTTATGAAGAATCTTGGTATTGATACGTTGATTGTTACTAATGCTGCAGGTGGTGTTAATAAGAATTTTTGGCCAGGAGAGTTTATGATTATTTCAGATCATATCAATATGATGGGAGATAATCCTTTGATTGGTATGAATTTAGATGACTATGGACCTAGATTTCCTGATATGAGTGAAGCATATTCTAAGGATTTAATTTCCTTAGCAGAAAAAGTTGCTTCTGATCATGGTATTATTACACGAAAAGGTGTTTATGCAGCTATGAGTGGGCCTAGTTATGAGACTCCTGCAGAAATTCGTTTTTTAGCTGGAAATGGTATTGATGCTGTTGGTATGTCAACTGTTCCTGAAGTTATTGTTGCATCTCATATGAATCTAAAGGTATTAGGAATATCCTGCATTACTAATATGGCTGCAGGTATATTACCCCAAGCTCTGGACCATAGTGAAGTTGTAGAAATCGCTGAAAAAGTAAGACCACAATTTATTACTTTAATAAGAGGTATTATTAAAAAATTAGGAGAATAA
- a CDS encoding pyrimidine-nucleoside phosphorylase, translating into MRAYDIIYKKREGDKLSKEEINFLIESYSRGDVPDYQMSAWAMAVYFQGLDKEETSHLTTAMAESGDMIDLSAIDAKIVDKHSTGGVGDKTTLVLAPLVSAAGIPLAKMSGRGLGHTGGTIDKLESIPGFSTEISSKDFIDNVNFIGISIMAQTANITPADKKLYALRDVTATVDSIPLIASSIMSKKIAGGANGILLDVKTGNGAFMRQLDDAIKLAEEMVSIGKNVGRETIAVISDMNQPLGDNVGNILEVQEAIDTLRGEGPEDLRELCLTLGAYMLVLADKAEDYEEGYQILNEIIASGKAMDKFLQLIEKQGGDSALIKNDNLPEAEKKLELKAEQDGFVTAINAREIGLAAMLLGAGRESKESKIDHLVGIKLLKKVGDKVKKDEPLLRIYYNNQENLAAVKTRLKATYSIEAEKAKEIDLIHKVIL; encoded by the coding sequence TTGAGGGCTTATGATATAATTTATAAAAAGCGTGAAGGGGATAAGTTAAGTAAAGAAGAAATCAATTTTTTGATAGAGTCTTATAGTAGAGGAGATGTCCCTGATTACCAGATGTCTGCATGGGCCATGGCAGTATATTTTCAGGGGCTGGATAAAGAAGAAACTTCACATCTTACAACTGCTATGGCTGAGTCTGGTGATATGATTGATTTATCAGCTATAGATGCTAAGATAGTTGATAAACATAGTACTGGTGGTGTCGGGGATAAGACTACACTGGTATTGGCCCCTTTGGTAAGTGCTGCTGGAATTCCTCTTGCTAAGATGTCTGGAAGAGGTCTTGGGCATACTGGTGGGACAATCGATAAGTTGGAGTCAATACCTGGTTTTTCTACTGAAATATCTAGTAAGGATTTTATTGATAATGTAAATTTTATTGGAATTTCAATTATGGCACAGACTGCTAATATTACTCCAGCTGATAAGAAATTATATGCTTTAAGAGATGTAACAGCTACAGTTGATTCAATCCCTTTGATAGCCAGTAGTATTATGAGTAAGAAAATAGCAGGTGGTGCAAATGGTATTTTACTTGATGTGAAGACTGGTAACGGAGCTTTCATGCGCCAACTTGATGATGCAATTAAGCTGGCTGAAGAGATGGTTAGTATTGGTAAGAATGTTGGAAGGGAAACAATTGCAGTTATATCAGATATGAATCAGCCATTAGGTGATAATGTTGGCAATATCTTGGAAGTACAGGAAGCCATAGATACTTTGCGAGGGGAAGGGCCTGAGGATTTACGTGAATTGTGCTTAACGTTAGGAGCATATATGCTGGTACTGGCAGATAAAGCAGAGGACTATGAAGAGGGATATCAGATATTGAATGAAATAATTGCTTCAGGAAAAGCTATGGATAAATTTCTTCAGCTTATTGAGAAGCAGGGTGGAGATAGTGCTTTAATTAAAAATGACAATCTACCTGAAGCTGAGAAAAAACTTGAACTTAAAGCTGAGCAGGATGGCTTTGTAACTGCTATAAATGCCAGAGAAATAGGGCTGGCTGCTATGCTTTTAGGCGCAGGAAGAGAAAGTAAAGAAAGCAAAATAGATCATCTTGTTGGTATAAAGCTTTTGAAGAAAGTAGGGGATAAAGTTAAAAAGGATGAGCCATTACTTAGAATTTATTATAATAATCAGGAGAACTTAGCTGCTGTAAAAACAAGACTAAAAGCGACTTATAGTATAGAAGCAGAAAAAGCTAAGGAGATCGATCTGATACATAAGGTTATTTTATAA